Proteins co-encoded in one Anguilla anguilla isolate fAngAng1 chromosome 16, fAngAng1.pri, whole genome shotgun sequence genomic window:
- the pop4 gene encoding ribonuclease P protein subunit p29, whose product MERILHSRLSEDQKIHMGLQSQDGRDAEAFTNAFLKNSVPGLSKEAVKQFMDRKAVVLEFSRKKKEKRRKKRSKGLNAKERRELKVFQLKPEHQRYELFLPLHELWKQYVRDLCNGLKPDSNPQTIQQKLLKADFHGAIITVSRSKCPSYVGTTGILVQEMKHVFKIVTKEDKLKVIPKRNSVFAVEIDGFVSHIYGSKFQLRSSERSAKKFKAKGTIDL is encoded by the exons ATGGAAC GAATTCTTCACTCCCGTTTATCAGAAGATCAGAAAATACACATGGGACTTCAG TCTCAAGATGGCAGAGATGCAGAGGCCTTCACAAACGCATTTCTGAAGAACAGTGTTCCCGGCCTCAGCAAGGAGGCAGTTAAGCAGTTCATGGACCGGAAGGCTGTTGTCTTAGAGTTTTCcaggaagaaaaaggaaaaacgaAGAAAGAAGAGGTCTAAAGGACTCAATGccaaagagagaagagagctGAAGGTCTTTCAGCTGAAACCAGAGCACCAGAG GTATGAACTTTTCTTGCCACTCCATGAGCTGTGGAAGCAGTATGTACGTGACCTGTGTAACGGACTCAAACCTGACAG CAATCCACAGACAATTCAACAGAAACTCCTGAAGGCTGATTTTCATGGAGCTATAATCACAG TATCAAGATCCAAATGCCCGTCGTATGTGGGCACAACGGGTATCCTCGTCCAGGAGATgaaacacgtttttaaaatcGTCACCAAAGAGGACAAACTGAAAG TCATTCCCAAGCGCAACAGCGTCTTTGCTGTGGAAATCGATGGATTCGTCTCCCATATCTATGGCAGCAAGTTCCAGCTGAGATCCAGCGAGCGGTCGGCCAAGAAGTTCAAAGCGAAGGGAACCATAGATCTCTAA